One window of the Vigna radiata var. radiata cultivar VC1973A chromosome 1, Vradiata_ver6, whole genome shotgun sequence genome contains the following:
- the LOC106764986 gene encoding TMV resistance protein N-like, which yields MAESSSSLAVSTSPTKYDVFLSFRGEDTRYNFISHFYDALHRNHIEAYMDQRLQRGEEISPALQTAIEESKIYVLVFSENYASSTWCLNELIKILNCKKIYERDVIPVFYKVDPSTVRKQEERYKAAFDEHEQRFKDDMDKVQRWKDALTEASGLSGWDSNVIRSENTLVEEIVKDIVKKLDLYSISYDQGIIGIDKHIERIRFLMHFESTDIRIIGICGMGGIGKTTISEQIYHTFAKQFDSRSLVLDTQQKIERDGIDTVREKYMSEYSERLKRKKILIILDDVTDSVQPKQLLGRCDSFGQGSRIIITSRDKQVLKNVGADDIYEVEKLNELNSLKLFTLHAFKQNSSQETTYMDLVEEVLRYAKGIPLALQILGSLLYGRTREAWESELQKLKKCQHLKIFSILKLSYDGLDDEEKNIFLDITCFYRGHHESEVVERLDDCDFSSTIGMDVLKDRCLISISNGRIEMHDLIQEMGKEIVRQECPQYHEKRSRLFKVNEIHEVLKKNKGLDAIQCILLHLREIKEVIIHGQAFEKMDNLRMLIVNDYEDLHKSKVVLASSLVSLPDTLKILFWKDFPQRSLPPNFCPENLVRLEMPNCHLEQLWEEDQSLPKLKRLNLSYSQKLTRIQDLSLSPNIEEIILNDCPKLIKVHSSILLTKLTCLSLDRCHNLNSVTVPCNILSRSPGYINLSWCPKLVMFSIGQTQICYSPPSSSSICSMFPHAKLASQLHHSIKANLARRKNLRRSCYSPIFSITFDRSWEADEEKQLTNNNKYAYDEMRLTGGLPLNFLKNLCFINLSNCFSLTIFPFDLSEMKFLKKLYLCGCLKLQNFPEGTMENLAVGLQELSLRSCWNLESIPSSIGRLTRLCTLDLSYCESLQTFPSTIFKLKLRKLDLCGCLRLRTFPEITEQTQTFAHINLTETAIKDLPSSFGNLVNLRSLQLNKCMDLESLPNSIVNLKHLCKLDCSGCAKLTEIPTHIGSLSSLMELSLSESGIVNLPESIAHLLSLKSLDLSGCKNLECIPQIPPSLNQLVALDSLSIRQVMSNRNLSESKEGVFKFYFTNAQQLDSGARANIEEDARLRMTDDTYKCVVFCFPGSAVPHWFPFRNKGPSVSINEDLSFCSDDRLIGFTLCVVFGLLDTNDIKSRYGSFGYNLKFECDDDGTQIIPNNDVLNNYFTWGYSPGLLDKDHIFMWKFNLESIRRSGMNLRLSDARSFTFEISPYDYNFQWPDYDSVVNELKSVVTIKECGMCPLYSSRSNVAESSRETKEDRKRKAESDLVG from the exons ATGGCAGAGAGTTCTTCGTCATTAGCTGTGTCCACTTCTCCCACTAAGTATGATGTGTTTCTGAGCTTCAGAGGAGAAGATACGCGTTACAATTTCATCAGTCACTTTTATGACGCACTGCACAGGAACCACATCGAAGCATATATGGATCAGAGATTACAAAGAGGCGAAGAAATTTCGCCTGCACTCCAAACTGCGATAGAAGAATCAAAGATCTATGTCCTCGTTTTCTCCGAAAACTATGCATCTTCCACGTGGTGCTTGAATGAACTGATTAAGATACTTAACTGCAAGAAGATATATGAAAGGGATGTGATACCTGTTTTCTACAAAGTGGATCCATCAACTGTCAGGAAGCAGGAAGAAAGATACAAAGCAGCTTTCGATGAGCATGAACAGCGGTTTAAAGACGACATGGACAAAGTGCAAAGATGGAAGGATGCTCTAACCGAAGCTTCTGGACTCTCCGGTTGGGATTCAAACGTTATCAG GTCAGAAAACACACTTGTTGAAGAAATTGTGAAAGATATTGTGAAAAAATTGGATCTTTATTCCATTAGTTATGATCAAGGAATTATCGGCATTGATAAACATATTGAAAGAATTCGATTCTTGATGCATTTTGAGTCAACAGATATTCGGATCATAGGAATTTGTGGCATGGGAGGAATAGGAAAAACTACAATTTCTgaacaaatatatcacacattTGCAAAGCAATTTGATTCCAGAAGTCTTGTTTTAGACACTcaacaaaaaatagaaagagatgGAATAGACACTGTCAGAGAAAAATACATGTCCGAGTACAGTGAAAGACTCAAACGAAAGAAGATTCTCATAATTCTTGATGATGTTACCGATTCAGTTCAACCTAAACAATTGTTAGGAAGGTGTGATAGTTTCGGACAAGGCAGTAGAATCATTATAACCAGCAGAGACAAACAAGTGTTAAAGAATGTTGGAGCTGATGACATCTACGAAGTTGAGAAGTTGAATGAACTCAATTCCCTAAAACTTTTtactttacatgcttttaaaCAAAACTCTTCACAGGAAACAACGTACATGGACTTGGTAGAAGAGGTGTTGAGATATGCCAAAGGAATTCCATTAGCTCTCCAAATTTTGGGCTCATTACTTTATGGCAGAACAAGAGAAGCATGGGAAAGTGAGttacaaaagttgaaaaaatgccaacatcttaaaatttttagtatattaaaattaagttatgatGGGCTTGATGACGAGGAGAAGAATATATTTCTTGACATAACTTGCTTTTATAGGGGACACCACGAGAGTGAGGTAGTAGAAAGACTAGATGACTGTGATTTTTCTTCTACGATTGGAATGGATGTTCTCAAAGACAGATGTCTAATATCTATCTCTAATGGTAGAATTGAAATGCACGATCTAATACAAGAAATGGGTAAAGAAATTGTTCGTCAAGAGTGTCCTCAATATCATGAAAAACGCAGTCGGTTGTTTAAGGTTAACGAAATTCATGAGGTTTTAAAAAAGAACAAG GGGTTAGATGCAATTCAGTGTATCTTACTACATTTGAGGGAAATAAAAGAAGTTATAATACATGGACAAGCTTTCGAAAAGATGGATAATCTTAGGATGCTTATAGTCAATGATTATGAAGATCTACACAAATCCAAAGTGGTTCTTGCATCATCTCTTGTAAGTCTGCCAGACACTTTAAAGATTCTTTTTTGGAAAGATTTTCCTCAAAGATCTTTACCACCGAACTTTTGTCCAGAAAATCTAGTGAGACTCGAAATGCCAAACTGCCATCTTGAACAACTTTGGGAAGAAGATCAG AGTTTACCCAAGTTGAAAAGGCTCAACCTGAGTTATTCTCAGAAACTTACTAGAATACAAGACCTTTCCCTGTCCCCAAATATTGAAGAAATAATTCTGAATGATTGTCCAAAGTTGATTAAAGTTCACTCTTCCATATTACTCACCAAGCTCACTTGTTTAAGTTTAGATAGATGTCATAATCTCAATAGTGTAACTGTTCCCTGCAATATTCTATCCAGATCACCAGGATACATTAATCTTTCCTGGTGTCCCAAGCTTGTAATGTTTTCAATCGGTCAAACCCAAATATGTTATTCTCCACCATCGTCATCATCAATCTGTTCAATGTTCCCTCATGCGAAACTGGCGAGTCAATTGCATCATTCCATAAAGGCGAACTTGGCTAGACGTAAAAATCTCAGAAGATCCTGTTACAGTCCAATTTTCTCCATTACTTTTGACCGATCTTGGGAAGCAGATGAAGAAAAACAATtgactaataataataaatacgcATATGATGAAATGCGACTCACTGGAGGTCTACCCTTAAACTTTCTCAAGAATCTCTGTTTCATAAATCTCTCGAACTGTTTTTCCCTTACAATATTTCCATTTGACCTTTCTGAGATGAAATTCCTAAAGAAACTTTATCTCTGTGGTTGCTTAAAATTGCAAAATTTCCCCGAGGGCACAATGGAAAATTTAGCAGTAGGGCTTCAAGAACTGAGTTTGCGCAGTTGCTGGAATCTTGAGAGTATTCCATCTTCCATTGGAAGGCTCACCAGACTATGCACGTTAGACCTTTCCTACTGTGAATCACTTCAAACTTTTCCAAGCACCATTTTCAAATTGAAGTTGAGGAAACTTGATTTGTGTGGTTGCTTAAGGTTGAGGACCTTCCCAGAGATCACGGAGCAGACACAAACTTTTGCTCACATAAACTTAACAGAAACGGCTATCAAAGATCTGCCTTCCTCATTTGGCAATTTAGTTAATCTTCGATCCCTGCAGCTCAACAAATGCATGGATCTTGAATCACTCCCAAACTCCATTGTTAATCTAAAACATCTCTGTAAACTTGATTGTTCGGGGTGTGCCAAATTAACAGAAATCCCAACACACATTGGTAGCCTGTCGTCATTAATGGAACTGTCACTGAGTGAGAGCGGAATCGTGAACCTTCCTGAAAGCATTGCTCATCTTTTAAGCTTGAAATCACTTGATTTAAGTGGCTGCAAAAATCTTGAATGCATCCCACAGATTCCACCGTCTCTAAACCAACTGGTGGCATTAGATAGCCTATCCATTAGACAAGTGATGTCAAATCGAAACCTCTCAGAGTCAAAGGAGGGtgtcttcaaattttatttcaccAATGCCCAACAACTGGATTCAGGTGCTCGTGCTAACATTGAGGAAGATGCAAGGCTCAGGATGACCGATGATACATATAAGTGTGTGGTCTTCTGTTTTCCAGGGAGTGCAGTTCCTCATTGGTTCCCTTTTCGCAATAAAGGACCTTCAGTGAGTATAAATGAAGATTTAAGTTTCTGCAGCGATGACAGGCTCATTGGTTTCACTTTGTGTGTGGTTTTTGGATTGTTAGATACGAATGATATTAAAAGCAGATACGGTTCTTTTGGCTACAACCTAAAATTTGAATGTGATGATGATGGCACACAGATAATTCCAAATAATGATGTGTTAAACAACTATTTCACATGGGGTTATAGTCCCGGACTCCTTGATAAAGATCACATATTTATGTGGAAATTTAACTTGGAGAGTATAAGGAGGAGCGGCATGAACCTTAGGCTCAGTGATGCTCGCAGCTTCACTTTTGAGATCAGTCCATATGATTATAACTTT
- the LOC106772846 gene encoding TMV resistance protein N: MAESSSSFDVSTSPTSYDVFLNFRGEDTRENFISHLYAALERKHIEVYIDYRLKRGDEISPALQTAIEESKIYVLVFSENYASSTWCLNELIKILDCKKRYGRDVIPVFYKVDPSTVRKQEKRYKEAFKEHELRFKEDMDKVQGWKDALTEAAGLSGWDSNVIRLEYVLVEEIVEDILKKLNCYYVTYDQGIIGTEKHIERIQSLLHLESSDIRIVGICGMGGIGKTTISEQLYHTLAKQFDSHSLILDVQEKLQREGIDNIRRKYQSELLKEASSTRLSYYNERIKRSKVLLILDDVTDSTLLNKLIGERDSFGQGSRIIMTSRDRQVLKNAGANDIYELKELNFYDSLKLFNLHAFKQNSSEEITYMDLSIKVLRYAKGIPLTLQILGSLLYGRQRAEWESQLQKLEKGQDVETFNVLKLSYDGLDEEQKNIFLEIACFYRGHNEIVVVEXLXXCGXSSXIGMXXLKDXXLISILDGRIVMHDLIQEMGQEIVRKECPQHPGKRSRLFKADEIHEILRNNKGSDTIQCILQDIDEMEGVKVHAKAFKKMNNLRMLMFYSYSCSWYRDVFLESSLVSLPDTLKILYWFGFHQKSLSRNFCSQNLVRLEMPYCHLEKLWKDQSLPKLKRLNLSYSQKLTRIPDLSMSPNIEEIILNDCSKLIKVHSSILLTKLTSLRLDKCYDLNSVIVPSNILYRSPGLILLSSCEKLKMFSTSVPRFPHVKLERQRGTISRSLLMKPEYKPGTVSSFPRLIRRSNRRRAFPRSSVRNGLGEGTCYWPCNDTHYPLSKISFLREIFSIIFVKYEEEKEVINDNIYVYDESPVQLIGGVPLNFQSLKKLCLIDLSHCSSLTIFPFDLSEIKFLKKLCLSGCSKLENFPEIENTMEDLAVLLLDGTAIQALPSSLWRLVGLQELSLHCCRNLEIIPSSIGSLTRLCKLDLTFCESLQSFPSTIFKLKLRKLDFCGCLRLRTFPEIMEPAQSFAHINLTKTLIKELPSSFGNLVNLRSLQLNNCSDLESLPNPIVNLKLLCKLDCSGCAKLTEIPTHIGRLSSLMEMSLRKSGIVNLPESMAHLSSLKSLDLSDCEKLECIPHIPPFLEQLVALDCLSIRRVMTNSLVPNLSDSKEGVFKFHFTNAQQLNSGARASIEEDARLRMTDDAYESVCFCFPGSAVPHWFPFCSEGPSLTINQDLSFCSDDRLIGFALCVVFGVLDTNDIKGRRGSFVYNLKFESDDNGTQIIPNNDVLKNYFTWDCNHRVLDKDHTFIWKFNLESLRRSGMNLRLSDACSFTFEISPYDYNFQWPDYDSVLNELRSVVTIKECGMCPLYSSRSNVAESSS, encoded by the exons ATGGCAGAGAGTTCTTCATCATTCGATGTGTCCACTTCTCCCACTAGCTACGATGTGTTTCTCAACTTCAGAGGAGAAGACACTCGTGAAAACTTCATTAGTCACCTTTATGCAGCGCTGGAGAGGAAGCACATCGAAGTATATATTGATTACAGACTAAAAAGAGGCGACGAAATTTCACCTGCACTGCAAACTGCAATAGAAGAATCAAAGATCTATGTTCTGGTTTTCTCCGAAAACTATGCATCTTCAACGTGGTGTTTGAATGAACTGATTAAGATACTGGATTGCAAGAAGAGATATGGAAGGGATGTGATACCAGTTTTCTACAAGGTGGATCCATCAACTGTCAGGAAGCAGGAAAAGAGATACAAAGAAGCATTCAAAGAGCATGAACTGCGGTTTAAGGAAGACATGGACAAAGTGCAAGGATGGAAGGACGCTCTAACCGAAGCTGCTGGACTCTCTGGCTGGGATTCAAACGTTATCAG GCTAGAATATGTTCTTGTTGAAGAAATTGTGgaagatattttgaaaaaattgaattgttaTTATGTCACTTACGATCAAGGAATCATCGGCACTGAAAAACATATTGAAAGAATTCAATCCTTGTTGCATCTTGAGTCATCAGATATTCGGATCGTAGGAATTTGTGGCATGGGAGGAATAGGAAAAACTACCATTTCTGAGCAATTATATCACACATTGGCAAAGCAATTTGATTCCCACAGCCTTATTTTAGATGTTCAAGAAAAACTACAACGAGAGGGAATAGACAATATCAGAAGAAAATATCAGTCTGAACTTCTAAAGGAAGCATCATCCACTCGTTTATCATATTACAATGAAAGGATCAAACGATCAAAGGTCCTACTCATTCTTGATGATGTGACCGATTCAACTCTACTTAACAAATTAATAGGAGAACGTGATAGCTTTGGACAGGGCAGTAGAATCATTATGACCAGTAGAGACAGACAAGTGCTTAAAAATGCTGGAGCTAATGATATCTACGAACTTAAGGAGTTGAATTTTTATGATTCTCTGAAACTTTTTAATCTACATGcttttaaacaaaattcttCAGAAGAAATTACTTACATGGACTTGTCAATAAAGGTGTTGAGATATGCAAAAGGGATTCCGTTAACTCTCCAAATTTTGGGCTCATTGCTTTATGGAAGACAAAGAGCAGAATGGGAAAGTCAGTTGCAAAAGTTGGAAAAGGGCCAAGATGTTGAAacttttaatgtattaaaattaagttatgatGGGCTTGATGAGGAGCAGAAGAACATATTTCTTGAAATAGCTTGCTTTTACAGGGGACACAACGAGATTGTGGTAGTAGAAANACTANANGANTGTGGTTTNTCTTCTNNNATTGGAATGNATNTTCTCAAAGATANATGNCTNATATCTATCTTGGATGGTAGAATTGTGATGCACGATCTAATACAAGAAATGGGTCAAGAAATTGTTCGTAAAGAGTGTCCTCAACATCCTGGAAAACGTAGCCGATTATTCAAGGCTGACGAAATTCATGAGATTTTAAGAAATAACAAG GGATCAGATACAATACAATGTATATTACAAGATATAGACGAAATGGAAGGAGTTAAAGTACATGCAAAAGCTTTCAAAAAGATGAACAATCTTAGGATGCTTATGTTCTATTCTTATTCTTGTTCTTGGTATCGAGATGTGTTTCTTGAGTCATCTCTAGTAAGTCTGCCAGACACTTTGAAGATTCTTTATTGGTTTGGTTTTCATCAAAAATCTTTATCACGGAATTTTTGCTCACAAAATCTAGTGAGACTCGAAATGCCATATTGTCATCTTGAAAAACTGTGGAAAGATCAg AGTTTACCAAAGTTGAAAAGGCTCAACTTGAGTTATTCTCAGAAACTTACTAGAATACCAGACCTTTCCATGTCACCAAATATTGAAGAAATAATTCTGAatgattgttcaaagttgattAAAGTTCACTCTTCCATATTACTCACCAAGCTCACTTCTTTACGTTTAGATAAATGTTATGATCTCAATAGTGTAATTGTTCCCAGCAATATTCTATACAGATCACCAGGATTGATTCTTCTTTCATCGTGTGAGAAGCTTAAAATGTTTTCAACCAGTGTACCTAGATTTCCTCATGTGAAACTGGAGCGTCAACGTGGAACTATCTCAAGATCCCTTCTTATGAAACCGGAGTATAAACCTGGAACCGTCTCAAGTTTCCCTCGTTTGATACGGCGGTCAAATAGACGTAGAGCTTTCCCAAGATCCTCTGTTAGGAATGGTCTGGGTGAAGGTACTTGCTATTGGCCGTGTAATGATACACATTATCCTCTCTCAAAAATATCCTTTCTCAGGgaaattttctcaattatttttgtgaaatatgaagaagaaaaagaagtgattaatgataatatatacGTATATGATGAAAGTCCGGTACAACTCATTGGAGGTGTGCCCTTAAACTTTCAAAGTCTCAAGAAGCTCTGTTTAATAGATCTCTCGCACTGTTCTTCCCTCACAATATTTCCATTTGACCTTTCTGAGATTAAATTCCTAAAGAAACTTTGTCTCAGTGGTTGCTCAAAATTGGAAAATTTCCCCGAGATTGAGAACACGATGGAAGATTTAGCGGTTCTCCTCTTAGACGGCACAGCCATACAGGCACTACCTTCATCCTTGTGGCGTTTGGTAGGGCTTCAAGAACTGAGTTTGCACTGTTGCAGGAATCTTGAGATAATTCCATCTTCCATTGGAAGCCTCACGAGACTATGTAAGTTAGACCTTACCTTCTGTGAATCACTTCAATCTTTTCCAAGCACCATTTTCAAATTGAAGTTGAGGAAACTTGATTTCTGTGGTTGCTTGAGGCTGAGGACCTTCCCAGAGATCATGGAGCCGGCACAAAGTTTTGCTCacataaacttaacaaaaacgCTTATCAAAGAACTCCCTTCCTCGTTTGGCAATTTGGTTAATCTTCGATCCCTGCAGCTCAACAATTGCTCTGATCTCGAGTCACTTCCAAACCCTATTGTTAATCTTAAGCTTCTCTGTAAACTTGATTGTTCCGGGTGTGCCAAATTAACAGAAATCCCAACTCACATTGGTCGCTTGTCTTCATTAATGGAAATGTCACTGAGAAAGAGCGGAATCGTGAACCTTCCCGAGAGCATGGCTCATCTTTCAAGCTTGAAATCGCTTGATTTAAGCGATTGTGAGAAGCTTGAATGCATCCCACATATTCCCCCATTCCTAGAACAACTGGTGGCATTGGATTGCCTATCCATTAGAAGAGTGATGACAAATTCTCTTGTTCCAAACCTCTCAGATTCAAAGGAGGGTgtcttcaaatttcatttcaccAATGCCCAACAACTGAATTCAGGTGCTCGTGCAAGCATTGAGGAGGATGCTAGGCTTAGGATGACCGACGATGCATATGAGTCTGTGTGCTTCTGTTTTCCAGGGAGTGCAGTTCCTCATTGGTTCCCTTTTTGCAGCGAAGGACCTTCACTGACTATAAATCAAGATTTAAGTTTCTGCAGCGATGACAGACTCATTGGTTTCGCTTTGTGTGTGGTTTTTGGAGTGTTAGATACGAATGATATCAAAGGCAGGCGCGGTTCTTTTGTTTACAACCTAAAATTTGAATCTGATGATAATGGCACACAGATAATTCCAAATAATGATGTGTTAAAAAACTATTTCACATGGGATTGTAATCACAGAGTCCTTGATAAAGATCACACATTTATATGGAAATTTAACTTGGAGAGTCTAAGGAGGAGCGGCATGAACCTTAGGCTCAGTGATGCTTGCAGCTTCACTTTTGAGATCAGTCCATATGATTATAACTTTCAGTGGCCAGATTACGACTCAGTTTTGAATGAGTTAAGATCAGTTGTGACAATAAAAGAATGCGGAATGTGCCCTCTTTATAGCAGCCGAAGCAATGTTGCAGAATCTTCAAGCTAA
- the LOC106763748 gene encoding uncharacterized protein LOC106763748, with the protein MASLSVSRHNHLLSGLLPARHKPTSRPTRVRMSLRDDGPSIAVVGVTGAVGQEFLSVLSDRDFPYRSIKMLASQRSAGRRINFEDRDYVVEELTADSFDGVDIALFSAGGSISKKFGPAAVDRGTVVVDNSSAFRMDEKVPLVIPEVNPEAMQHIKAGTGKGALIANPNCSTIICLMAATPLHRRAKVLRMVVSTYQAASGAGAAAMEELELQTREVLEGKPPTCKIFNRQYAFNLFSHNASVLSNGYNEEEMKMVKETRKIWNDKDVKVTATCIRVPVMRAHAESVNLQFENPLDEDTARDILKNAPGVVVIDDRESNHFPTPLEVSNKDDVAVGRIRQDLSQDGNQGLDIFVCGDQIRKGAALNAIQIAEMLL; encoded by the exons ATGGCTTCACTCTCCGTTTCGCGCCACAACCACCTCCTATCGGGCCTCCTTCCGGCCCGGCACAAGCCCACCTCAAGGCCCACCAGGGTCCGAATGTCCCTCCGCGATGATGGCCCCTCCATTGCCGTCGTCGGCGTCACTGGCGCCGTCGGCCAGGAGTTCCTCTCCGTCCTCTCCGACCGCGACTTCCCCTACCGCTCCATCAAAATGCTGGCCTCGCAGCGCTCCGCCGGCCGCCGCATCAACTTTGAGGACAGAGACTACGTCGTGGAGGAGCTCACGGCGGATAGCTTCGACGGCGTCGACATCGCGCTCTTCAGCGCCGGCGGGTCCATCAGCAAGAAGTTCGGCCCCGCCGCGGTGGATCGGGGGACAGTGGTGGTGGACAATAGCTCTGCCTTTCGGATGGACGAGAAGGTGCCGCTGGTTATTCCCGAAGTGAACCCGGAAGCGATGCAGCACATCAAAGCTGGAACGGGAAAAGGCGCGCTCATTGCGAACCCTAATTGCTCCACCATTATTTGCTTGATGGCCGCTACCCCACTTCATCGACGAGCTAAG GTGTTACGAATGGTTGTCAGTACCTATCAGGCTGCCAGTGGTGCTGGTGCTGCTGCAATGGAAGAGCTCGAGCTGCAAACTCGTGAG GTGTTGGAAGGAAAACCACCCAcgtgtaaaatatttaatcgaCAG TATGCTTTTAACTTATTCTCGCATAATGCATCTGTTCTTTCAAATGGATATAacgaagaagaaatgaaaatggtTAAGGAGACAAGGAAAATCTGG AATGACAAGGACGTTAAAGTAACTGCCACATGCATACGAGTTCCTGTCATGCGGGCTCATGCTGAGAGTGTGAATCTTCAATTTGAAAATCCACTTGACGAG GACACTGCAAGAGATATTTTAAAGAATGCTCCAGGTGTAGTGGTTATTGATGATCGTGAGTCCAATCATTTTCCCACTCCATTGGAAGTGTCGAATAAGGATGATGTTGCTGTTGGTAGGATTCGCCAGGACCTGTCTCAAGATGGGAATCAAGG gTTGGACATTTTTGTATGTGGGGATCAAATTCGCAAGGGAGCTGCACTTAACGCAATCCAGATTGCTGAGATGTTGCTTTGA
- the LOC106763873 gene encoding small nuclear ribonucleoprotein Sm D2, whose translation MSRPMEEDTAAKNEEEEFNTGPLSVLMMSVKNNTQVLINCRNNKKLLGRVRAFDRHCNMVLENVREMWTEVPKTGKGKKKAQPVNKDRFISKMFLRGDSVIIVLRNPK comes from the exons ATGAG CCGGCCAATGGAGGAAGAT ACTGCAGCTAAGAATGAGGAAGAGGAGTTCAACACTGGACCACTATCTGTACTGATGATGAGTGTTAAAAATAATACCCAg GTATTGATAAATTGTCGGAACAACAAAAAGCTTCTTGGTCGTGTTAGAGCTTTTGATAGGCACTGCAACATGGTTCTTGAAAATGTCAGGGAGATGTGGACAGAG GTGCCCAAGACTGgtaaaggaaagaagaaggcCCAGCCAGTGAACAAGGATAGATTCATCAGCAAAATGTTCCTCCGTGGAGATTCCGTCATCATTGTTCTTAGGAACCCTAAATGA